AATGGAGACTCAACACAAAGGCTCACATGGCTTTTTTTCCCTTCAAAAGTcatgacccaacacacaggattaaaaggaacagcactgacgcacacttaataaacaaaatgaaataaacaaaacaaacacctagctcctatttggagcactaactaaacattcatcAGGAACCTACTCTAATgaaaccagacagctaagctgtttaccagctgaAACAAAAACTTATTAAACTCCAAAAAATACTTTTACACGGTACCTGCCACATAacggttgaaaacaccatcaaccaggccctccacacagcagcagccctgagcagactgactgcttcccatttatatcctgcacctggctataatttttaataattgccaggtgcaggtgataattaaacaattaaattaaacaattagcttggcagggaggctttttaaccccatccctgccataaaacaaacatccttacgatttgcaggccccctgtcctgctacatctgttacaatatatatcaCAATAAGATTAGCTATACTATTGCATGAGTTTTGTTTGACtataccgtttaaaaaaaaaggctctaATATAAAGGTACAAGTTGGTTGATAATACTCACTTTGAATAAGGCTGTAGATTTTGTCCTGGTCTTTGTTTTGGTGCATCCACAGTTTTAACAGACGAATAGTCTGTTGCTTGGGGTTGCATATCTTTTTGACCATTTCTATATTTCTGCCATCCACTTTCTGGCCTGGCAAACTGTCCATTAACATATCCAGCTGATACGCAGGTAAACCTTGAGATGCTATAAACTGGAACATGACCTCCTCACAGAGTGTAATatctaaatacaaaacaaagatatCTTCAatgaacaaaaatgatttttCCCAAACTTGGCACAACCTTTCTGTATAAGGATTTTCCCTCAGACCACTACCACTATAGGACTAAAAACATGTACTGTGTTTTTGCTACCAACTATACAGGTACTGGAGGTACTTAACATACTGTTGTAAGACCAATGGCATCTGGCAtgtttttttggtggcctcaatacaCTTCAATCAGTACCACTTTCAATTAGCATACacatgaaccgccactcacaactgaccaataacatgcttgctgtctgccaaagcgcgcatttcaaatttctgtttgtcattgggctatttactgtcattcgtgagaggttcaaccttgaactcttctgattggacaatgcacacagctttacactttacagtccaaaaGGACACGCAACGTGACGGAACACTGagtgaagtatggcctgacagtggtaggggaaaggaaaacataatttaaaaaatagctatttgttttggtcaccCTAATTTGTCTAAACAgtagaaaactgttgatgaaccatCTGAAGACAATAAGGTAGCAGCTACCACCGGCAGTCCTGCGCcagtcaaacggtaattaaattagtcaggatttgtgagagtaattaaaatggtttgctttgcttcgAACACAGAATGTTAGCTAACAAAAATGAGCAACCATAAGTacgaattaaaatatatatatacagttatttttatttattatcataatgtgaaattgataTCTGATGCccatgttaaaagttcaagttcTTTggtttgtatttccttttttcattACTTAAATTTTGCACCATACAAAAATATAACTCAAGCTTGTAGAGGCGAGGACCTTGACCGTAAATTGTTACAGTGAATCCAAATGGATTTTCTATCTTGGATTGGTACAACCTGAGGAGTTAATGGAGAACTTGGATTGTCGTGGTTTCTATTATAACTAACGTGATATGTGTCCTAATATACGCATCTCCATTGACTTGCTGATATTAGTTCAGTTATCTCAATGAGAATATATGTACGAAAGCCCTACAATGTAAAgagtgtgtgtgggaatgaaaGGTTGGCAGgcatggggttaaatctgtccctgccaactgCTGTTAAAGTGCTGTTGCACTTTATTTAACTGGAACGAAATCAACAAggctcaagggccaaaataaagagtttATACACAAAGCACAACAATCAACTATAGATCAACAATGTACACAAGCCCCTGAACAAAGGACTTACTctcctttttatacatgtggccactccccaattagtaCTCAGTTACCTAaatggggaatggccacacctgtgattactGGCAaagacagatttaaccccatccttgccaaccttacatttccaCACACGCTCTTTACATTTTAGGgttttgccctgccacaatatgtatgtattatattggTCGTAGTACAATTAGCTTCTCATTAATTGAACAGTGACATCCACCCTCCTTTTGCACATGTTTAACATTATCCTAATTCAGTGGAAGGTTTAAAATTCATGGGTGTTCTTCACCTGTAAGCACTGAGGATGACCTTGAATTGACCGAATCATTTGCACTTTTTCACTTCTACACTGTATGTTAGTACTTTTGGCCTGTGCTTcagtataaaataaatgactaTATATTTGCATAAACTTGGcttttttgctgtcatatttaatAGTATTCAGTGTGTGGCTCTAGTATATGTCTAAGATTTATTAACTGTTGGTGATCTACGCACCTACACTATGCTACCTGTTGGCTGTCATTGTCTAAGGTGCAATAAATTGCTATTTGACTTTCCTTTGAAATACATCAACTCTGCAGTGAAATGTAGGACCGTAGTCCTGTGCATGAGATAATTATTAAACTTGACAAAGAAACCTAGCTACAGAGGTAGGTTTAAGGAACAATCACGTTTACATGACGAATCATTTGCATTTGCAaattttgcaacatattttcattgcgAGTTTACAGCCTTGGTAAGACAGTATGGCAGTAAAAACTTTAGCGCccaggatgagaggaaaattcgactccaatcggcttttaaaactcaatgcagaagttaactgtgattgaTTGGTACTCAACTGCAAAGCTGATGCaaggtcagtttttttttgttttgaaatcaaaatggatttattgaatacctgctgataaatacttcttaaaggtaattacttggGCCATTTGAGTATCGGCACACCCCTATAAATACCTAATTGTACTGCTTTTCATTGTTACAATGCTgtctaaatacattttgttctgaACTGGACTGAGTTAAGTTAAGGTAAATTCCAGCCAGTGTTTGgaatacttttaaaatagttaGTCTAgggtactccccccccccccccccccccccccccccccattttgaaAACAACATGAACATGATTGGTAATGGTTTACCTGTGTAGCATACAAGCTGATTATGAAAGCATTGAAATGATGAGTCTTTCTCATTCGTGTCACACACCGCGTCACATGTTGCAGTTCCTGGATAAGATGTTCTCAACCCTAGTTCAGcacagtttgtgtgtttaatgcaggGTTTTGTAGCTGAAAGTTCATTTGAGTAGTAGCCCTCGGGGCACCTCTCACAAACAGTGTCATCTTCTGATGTACCTGAAgcaaatttcaaacaaaaaaattactaCTTTtctatgttctttttttctgaatttagtGGTATGAGGGCTTAGCTGATCCCATCAACAATATTTCACATGCAACTTGATCTGGATTTAAACCGAGCTCTCCAAAGGTGAAGAGTGCTAcattcttacctcttattagctttactAATATTTACTGGTCTCCCTTTTATGTGCTATGAATATTTTGGTTTTATAATAGACATACGTTTCAAATACAAACTATAATttctggtacctttgctgtaggtcacatggtctgattgcagctagaccactggagtgagATTGAACTACAACTTTACATGTCATGGCGAGACTCACAGAAGACTAAAGGTCATTAGCGATGTTTTACCGTACATTTGGTTTGCAGTTTTTGACAAAAGAAACGTTGTTTTTGCACCTTTAACAAACTCGAGGACTTTTTGTGGACTTAGTCTGTGTTCGTTAAACTACAAAAGACAAGACCACACAACGAAGTGGTAAGACGCGTTTTCTGTTAAAGGTTGAAAAACATTTTGCCTTGTCGTTACGCAAAACTGCAAACAAGTTTATGGTAAAACATCGCTACTCCACGTGAGCACCCTTTGGTCTTATGTTTATTCCGTTACTATATTACCGCCAAGACCTTTCTAACTTTATTTGGTTAGTCACACGGAATCCAATGAGAGCACTATTTTTCGTGTAAACTTTTCTAAAAACTTATTTGTTAAACTTAAAATTAAGTCTCAATGAAGGAATCTAATTCCGAACAGGTCAGTAAGTCGTAACCTAAACTTACTTACGAATGAAGTACATCGTCTCAGCTTATACTTTTTGTAATGAAGAGTTCTACATGATGACGTACGATCTCTAGAACAGTCTGAAGATTACCTTTGATCCCTGTAACAAAGTCGTGAATtttacaattgttattttattaattatagaATACTTTTCTACTTGAACCtcatatatattgcatatatatatatatatatatatataccactggAGTGATATTGACCACTGTCAAATGCCAGAATGAACTACAACTTTACATGTCATGGCGAGCGACTAGTTCAGCTGTGACTAGTTTCAACTAGACATTAGCTACTCTTTTATAAACAGGATATATAAACTTTGAGAAGCTGATCAAATAAAATGGTCCCACGCAGTAACAGTTGGCCTGATGAATTCATTTGTGTATGATCATGTGTTTGCAGTGGTTGAATGACAGTACTTAGAGCACACCCTTGTCTTTTACATACTTTTATCCAAAACAttctatatttttaatataaatacaaattttaatacaaaacatgaatgtacagtatatataattttcCATAACAAGCATTTTACGGATCTGTATAACAGTATATTGATTTGCTATCTAGTCCATTGGAACTGAAATTgagtacatgatgttaaataaaatatctatattatggtcatacatttttggtttttttttttagctggctGTAGCTGTTCTCAAAAGCACTTTGTTCGGTTCTAACTTTATTGCCAAATGTTTTTCTCATTACAGTGTCATCACATGAAGCTGGTAATGTTACCAGACAGATCTTTTGCTGTCTTTTCAGACTAGCTATCATAGCTCATGTCTTGGGAAACGATGGCTGGGAAACGGTTTGTGATACGAACCAGTTACTGAACCGGACCCGCTTTTCCAAAACTAAACTCAGtttaaatgaaagtcttagaaTTTTTAATTTACTTATAGAATCTTCAAAAGTGTCCTTTTAGAGTTCTTTGTATCATATTTTATAAAAGaataagttattattttttaagaattaagattctaaattctaaatatatatatatatatatatatatatatatatatatatatatatatatatatatatatatatatatataatagatagattTAACAGCAAGTAGGATGTTGTAGgagacaaacatttttttgttgagATGCTTTGTTAGTAGATGTGTGAAAGACTACATTTGGGTGCATGGTAAACAGCAGCTTTTCTAATGTTTTCAGGGGATTTACTCCTCAAAAATCCatctaaaaacatattttctttctttgtgtaaACATTTGATTCACAGATTTGTAAGGATGATTAAATACACACCTGGCTTCTTTACACCATATCCAGAGCGACAGGAACTGTGTTTTATACAGAATTCAATTTCAAGATGATAGCCCTCAATGCATTTGCACAACCGGTTGTGTGTGCTGTTGCACTCATGTTGAAAGTTCTGCTTCTCCTTGCACACCACAGTGCAGTACTGGCACTCTTCATCCCAATGCCAGTTCTCTGAATAGTGATGCGCTGGACAGGGCGAGCACACTGTCTTTCTATTTGCATTGCAGTGATGTTGAACAAAAGTACCAGGAGGGCATTTGTCACAGGTAAAAGAGTGAGATGTTACCGGATCCCAGTGCTGATATGTTGGGGCAGGTATCTCATGGACAGCCCATGTAAACGTAACAGCAAACaactataaaaagaaagaaaagggaaaacaaagGAAAGGCTTTTAAATACATATGAACTATTGTATTCAATTAGACCGACATGATTTTCTAATATCCAAAGctttaatatttactgtaagtTAGAATTTGTGATTAACACTGTGGAAACGCAGAGAGGTTaaagaccaataataataataatacacttttagAGCTtctgtgcaaaaataaaacaaacaaatgttaccTTGCAGAGCTAGGCTTCCCAATACtaactttaaatatatacttttgtaTGATGTTGTCTAAGACCACAATACCTTCCAGTTCTGCACCTTTCATCAACCTTAGGACCACACCAGCTTATTTGATTATTCATATGCaagcagttttataaagaaggttcttggaatgttttattttcaactgAAAAAGCAAAGCATATTCAATTGATAGACAAAATTCTAAGGGAACGCAAAGAAAGGTTGTTTGAACTGAAGGACAAACAGCCTACATATAcccaaatattatatttttatgtaaagATGGTCCTTAGCAAGATTTGTGACAACTGGACAATCAGTTCTCTAGAGATAAGCAAAACTGTAAAGTGTGATAACCAATG
This Polyodon spathula isolate WHYD16114869_AA chromosome 3, ASM1765450v1, whole genome shotgun sequence DNA region includes the following protein-coding sequences:
- the LOC121313283 gene encoding tumor necrosis factor receptor superfamily member 11B-like; this encodes MGVVSYRSHQALPATMKFTNWYCTHALLFAVTFTWAVHEIPAPTYQHWDPVTSHSFTCDKCPPGTFVQHHCNANRKTVCSPCPAHHYSENWHWDEECQYCTVVCKEKQNFQHECNSTHNRLCKCIEGYHLEIEFCIKHSSCRSGYGVKKPGTSEDDTVCERCPEGYYSNELSATKPCIKHTNCAELGLRTSYPGTATCDAVCDTNEKDSSFQCFHNQLVCYTDITLCEEVMFQFIASQGLPAYQLDMLMDSLPGQKVDGRNIEMVKKICNPKQQTIRLLKLWMHQNKDQDKIYSLIQNMNQCERAVSRCPGFKNLTLDNVNVVKESLPGNKVKEEHIRWIVKTCDPKQHIPQLLSLWKAQNADQDTANALSQSVKKLGLQKLPRKPLQSLRRIANIFNSSPIHRIYQKTFLEIIQGSKCLKAKSLNE